From Bacillus basilensis, a single genomic window includes:
- a CDS encoding SDR family oxidoreductase: protein MKNLDGKVALVTGASRGIGRAIAMRLANDGALVAIHYGRNKIAADATIREIESNGGKAFLIEADLNSIDGVKKLIEQLKNELQIRVGTSEIDILVNNAGIGTQGTIEDTTEEVIDEIMAVNMKAPFFLIQQTLPLLRAEGRVINISSAEVRLGFTGSIAYGLSKGALNTMTLPLAKHLGERGITVNTIMPGYTKTDMNAKLLDDPEIRSFATNSSVFGRIGQVEDIADAVAFLASSDSRWVTGQILDVSGGFCL from the coding sequence ATGAAGAATCTTGATGGGAAAGTCGCGTTAGTAACAGGGGCAAGTCGCGGTATTGGTCGTGCGATTGCGATGAGATTGGCAAACGACGGTGCATTAGTAGCGATTCACTACGGCCGAAATAAAATAGCTGCAGATGCAACGATTCGTGAGATTGAATCCAATGGAGGAAAAGCGTTCTTAATTGAAGCAGATCTCAATTCAATTGATGGTGTCAAAAAGCTAATAGAACAATTAAAGAATGAATTACAAATAAGAGTTGGTACATCAGAGATTGATATTTTAGTAAACAATGCAGGGATAGGTACACAAGGAACGATTGAAGATACGACAGAAGAAGTTATTGATGAAATTATGGCAGTAAATATGAAGGCACCGTTCTTTTTAATTCAGCAAACATTACCATTACTACGAGCAGAAGGGCGCGTTATTAACATTTCATCAGCTGAAGTAAGACTTGGTTTTACAGGGTCCATTGCATACGGTTTAAGTAAAGGTGCACTAAATACGATGACACTTCCTCTAGCTAAACATCTTGGAGAAAGAGGTATAACAGTGAATACAATTATGCCTGGATATACGAAGACAGATATGAATGCGAAATTGCTAGATGATCCAGAAATACGAAGTTTTGCTACGAATTCATCTGTGTTCGGACGAATAGGGCAAGTTGAAGATATTGCAGATGCAGTCGCATTCCTTGCTTCTTCTGATAGTCGCTGGGTAACAGGGCAAATTTTAGATGTTTCTGGAGGGTTTTGTTTATAG
- a CDS encoding Lrp/AsnC family transcriptional regulator, whose product MQNAVKLDEIDHKIMNLLYENARISVSEIGRIISMTQPAVKERINKLEDQGVIAAYRTKFEPSKINKNIQAFIMFKTSQCSDFIQYCNAAPEVTDLYRISGEFNYMMKVMSDSMDSLATFLDSLMQFGLSSPLIVLKSEFEEKLSF is encoded by the coding sequence ATGCAAAACGCTGTAAAACTGGATGAAATTGATCATAAAATAATGAACTTGTTGTATGAAAATGCGAGAATTTCCGTTTCAGAAATAGGACGAATTATATCCATGACGCAGCCTGCTGTAAAAGAGCGTATTAATAAACTTGAAGATCAAGGAGTTATAGCGGCTTACCGAACGAAATTTGAGCCTTCCAAAATTAATAAGAACATTCAAGCATTCATCATGTTTAAAACGAGCCAATGCTCTGATTTTATCCAATATTGTAATGCCGCTCCTGAAGTAACAGATTTATATCGAATTAGCGGAGAGTTTAATTATATGATGAAGGTCATGAGCGATTCGATGGATTCTCTCGCTACATTTTTAGACTCTTTAATGCAATTTGGCTTATCATCTCCTTTAATTGTATTAAAGAGTGAGTTTGAGGAAAAATTGTCGTTCTGA